The following coding sequences lie in one Bacteroides helcogenes P 36-108 genomic window:
- a CDS encoding alpha/beta hydrolase family protein has protein sequence MVFAGYIQRWAFFIGLLLGNIYAAFAQDIPVRTHEQRIYDFFAANQGDSIFNELSPEAQVKISRMMCRDLLPQVEKQFGKLQSAGEWRQDSLPGILLKYRDLKFERYQLRLQLTFGAKGMLEGLWMKPVPEPVTAQPITYDKEKMEERDVVVETDGVRLPGTLTLPKAGTVAGGHRVPCIVLVHGSGPHDRDETVGPNKPFRDLAYRLVEHGVAVLRYEKRTKVYGDACVPLGRELDFDVETVDDALSAVALARTFPEIAPDSVYVLGHSQGGLLAPRIAERSEGLAGIVILAGPARPLADVVMEQLDYLSSLPGTPADAATQMEEIKRQYANMKKLGTDAFDEDIPLPLGFSKSYIAFEKNYKPVEVAVKLKLPILVLQGERDYQVTMEDFGLWRLGLLHCRNAFFKSYPKLNHLLQEGSGKATPFEYNQASPVPAYVPDDIASFIRGNLR, from the coding sequence ATGGTATTTGCAGGTTATATACAGCGATGGGCTTTTTTTATCGGTCTTTTATTGGGAAATATTTATGCCGCTTTTGCACAAGATATTCCTGTGCGTACCCATGAGCAAAGGATTTATGACTTTTTTGCGGCCAACCAGGGTGACAGTATCTTCAATGAACTGAGCCCGGAGGCACAGGTGAAGATAAGCAGGATGATGTGCCGCGATCTGCTGCCTCAGGTAGAGAAGCAATTTGGCAAGCTACAGTCGGCGGGTGAATGGCGGCAAGATTCGTTGCCGGGCATTCTGCTTAAATATCGTGATTTGAAGTTTGAACGTTATCAGCTCCGGTTGCAATTAACCTTCGGTGCAAAGGGTATGCTTGAGGGGCTTTGGATGAAACCGGTTCCGGAGCCTGTTACAGCGCAGCCGATAACTTATGATAAGGAGAAAATGGAGGAACGGGATGTTGTGGTAGAAACCGACGGCGTCAGATTGCCGGGGACATTGACTTTGCCCAAGGCTGGAACGGTGGCCGGAGGTCACAGAGTTCCATGCATTGTTTTGGTACATGGTTCCGGCCCTCACGACCGTGACGAAACGGTTGGTCCGAACAAACCTTTCCGTGACCTTGCTTACAGACTGGTGGAGCATGGTGTGGCTGTTCTCCGTTATGAAAAGCGTACCAAGGTCTATGGTGATGCTTGTGTGCCGCTGGGGCGTGAGCTGGATTTTGACGTAGAAACGGTGGATGACGCTCTCTCTGCCGTGGCTTTGGCGAGAACCTTTCCGGAGATTGCACCCGACAGTGTTTATGTATTAGGGCATAGTCAGGGAGGACTTCTGGCTCCTCGCATAGCCGAACGTTCGGAAGGGTTGGCAGGCATTGTCATTTTGGCCGGTCCGGCTCGCCCGCTTGCGGATGTTGTGATGGAGCAGCTTGACTATCTGTCATCGTTGCCCGGCACTCCTGCGGATGCGGCAACTCAGATGGAAGAAATAAAAAGGCAGTATGCCAACATGAAGAAATTAGGTACGGATGCTTTTGATGAGGATATTCCGCTACCACTGGGATTTTCAAAGTCATACATTGCGTTTGAAAAGAACTACAAGCCTGTGGAGGTGGCCGTTAAACTGAAGCTGCCCATTCTTGTTCTTCAGGGTGAACGTGATTATCAAGTGACTATGGAGGACTTCGGCCTGTGGCGTCTCGGCTTGCTGCATTGCAGAAATGCCTTCTTCAAGTCTTATCCCAAACTGAATCATCTGCTGCAGGAAGGCAGTGGCAAGGCTACTCCGTTTGAGTATAACCAGGCATCACCCGTTCCCGCCTATGTGCCGGACGATATAGCCTCTTTCATCAGAGGAAACCTGAGATAA
- a CDS encoding imelysin family protein — translation MASCSDDKGTDNSGSAPEEAFSCIEQILDGCMDIANEVGETKIGEPVSKWATDQTAALYSVESWYSWHSREDYSNNIYSIRNAYYGTLDGTVGTNSLANLIAKNNASLDTQVRNAISDAVDAILAIKSPFRNNINSTEARTAMTACADLNDVLKDLKGYIERTAAVNTNAVLDPIIVSYVDVVVLPTYNSLKEKNAALYTAAQKFNSTPSNANFEAVCEAWLEARQPWETSEAFLFGPVDALGLDPNMDSWPLDQSAIVNILNSGNYDDLNWSDGDNNDKVEAAQSVRGFHTLEFLAFRNGVARTLTDVADSSNSADLVYTSANAASWGNYMVQVAYLLKSDAETLYNSWSVSYEGGESYAAKFKKHVVQ, via the coding sequence ATGGCATCATGCAGTGATGACAAGGGTACTGACAACAGTGGCAGTGCGCCGGAAGAAGCGTTCTCCTGCATTGAACAGATTTTGGACGGCTGTATGGATATTGCCAATGAAGTAGGTGAAACCAAAATAGGTGAGCCGGTGAGCAAGTGGGCTACGGACCAGACAGCGGCTCTTTATTCCGTGGAGTCTTGGTACAGTTGGCACTCACGTGAGGATTACAGCAACAATATTTATTCCATCCGCAATGCTTATTATGGAACATTGGACGGTACGGTAGGAACCAATTCCCTGGCGAATTTGATTGCCAAAAATAATGCCTCATTGGATACGCAGGTAAGAAACGCCATCTCTGACGCAGTGGATGCCATTTTGGCTATTAAGTCTCCTTTCAGAAACAATATCAACAGCACTGAAGCAAGAACAGCCATGACTGCTTGCGCTGATTTGAATGACGTTTTGAAAGATTTGAAAGGCTATATCGAAAGAACAGCGGCTGTCAATACCAATGCCGTGCTCGACCCGATTATTGTTTCTTATGTGGATGTGGTTGTATTGCCTACTTATAATAGTTTGAAAGAGAAGAACGCCGCTCTTTATACAGCCGCTCAGAAATTCAATAGCACTCCGAGCAATGCCAACTTTGAAGCTGTTTGTGAGGCTTGGTTGGAAGCTCGCCAACCGTGGGAAACAAGCGAGGCTTTCCTCTTTGGTCCGGTAGATGCTTTGGGACTTGACCCGAACATGGACAGTTGGCCTTTAGACCAGAGTGCCATTGTCAATATCCTGAATTCAGGAAATTATGACGATTTGAACTGGAGCGACGGGGATAATAATGACAAAGTGGAAGCGGCACAGTCGGTACGCGGTTTCCATACATTGGAGTTCTTGGCTTTCAGAAACGGAGTGGCACGTACTTTGACTGATGTGGCAGACTCGAGCAATAGTGCAGACTTGGTATATACCTCTGCCAATGCTGCCAGTTGGGGTAACTACATGGTGCAAGTAGCTTATCTCTTGAAGTCCGATGCGGAAACTCTTTATAACAGTTGGAGTGTAAGCTATGAGGGTGGAGAAAGCTATGCGGCTAAATTCAAAAAGCATGTTGTTCAGTAA
- a CDS encoding di-heme oxidoredictase family protein: MNRLIKYLFVASCLPLLSACKEEGIDVEDIYIPSGYALSAGTSTIFTRSSFAYDTDADWVSGVYGTRFNQGDKLYDDVRTSSNATGGGLGPVYAGYSCGSCHRNAGRTKPTLWSEGGSGSYGFSSMLVYISRKNGAFFQDYGRVLHDQAIYGVKPEGKLKVEYVSRQFSFPDGETYELCKPEYTITEWYADSIKPEDMFCTVRIPLRHVGMGQMMALDPTEIEALAAKSNYPEYGISGRCNYITERGVRSLGLSGNKAQHADLTVELGFSSDMGVTNSRYPEEICEGQAQVNQGSMMGLSYAQLDISTADMENVDLYMQSLGVPARRNVNDAQVIKGEQKFYEAKCHLCHVTTLHTKARGTTLLNGTQLPWLGGQTIHPYSDYLLHDMGSEIMGVGLNDNYVSGLARGNEWRTTPLWGIGLQETVNGHTYFLHDGRARNLTEAIMWHGGEGEASKNLFKNMSKEDRAALLAFLNSL; encoded by the coding sequence ATGAATCGTTTGATAAAATATCTATTTGTAGCCTCTTGCCTGCCTCTGTTGTCGGCTTGCAAGGAAGAGGGGATTGATGTGGAGGATATATACATACCTTCCGGCTATGCTTTGTCGGCTGGCACATCGACTATCTTCACCCGTTCTTCTTTTGCGTATGATACCGATGCCGATTGGGTGAGTGGAGTGTATGGCACACGCTTTAATCAGGGGGATAAACTGTACGACGATGTGCGTACCAGCAGCAATGCCACCGGTGGCGGTCTCGGTCCTGTATATGCCGGTTATTCTTGCGGCAGTTGCCACCGCAATGCAGGACGCACCAAGCCGACCCTTTGGAGTGAGGGTGGCTCGGGAAGTTATGGCTTCTCGTCCATGCTGGTCTATATCAGCCGCAAGAACGGGGCATTCTTTCAGGATTACGGGCGTGTGCTCCACGACCAGGCTATTTATGGTGTAAAGCCCGAAGGTAAACTGAAAGTGGAATATGTATCCCGGCAATTCAGTTTCCCCGACGGAGAGACGTATGAATTGTGCAAGCCCGAATATACCATCACCGAGTGGTATGCGGACAGCATCAAGCCCGAAGACATGTTCTGCACCGTGCGCATCCCTTTGCGTCACGTAGGCATGGGGCAGATGATGGCGCTTGACCCCACGGAGATAGAGGCGCTTGCCGCCAAGAGCAATTACCCGGAGTATGGCATCAGCGGACGTTGCAACTACATCACGGAAAGAGGGGTGAGAAGTTTGGGCTTGTCGGGAAACAAGGCACAACATGCCGACTTGACGGTGGAACTGGGCTTCTCCAGCGATATGGGTGTAACCAACAGCCGTTATCCCGAAGAAATCTGTGAAGGACAGGCGCAAGTCAACCAAGGCAGTATGATGGGACTTTCGTATGCACAATTGGACATTTCGACGGCGGACATGGAGAATGTGGACCTCTACATGCAGAGTTTGGGAGTACCGGCACGGCGCAACGTCAATGACGCACAAGTGATAAAAGGTGAGCAGAAGTTCTACGAAGCCAAGTGCCACTTGTGCCACGTCACCACGCTGCATACCAAGGCACGCGGCACTACTTTGCTGAACGGCACGCAGTTGCCGTGGCTTGGCGGACAGACCATCCATCCTTATTCGGATTATCTGCTGCACGACATGGGCTCTGAAATCATGGGAGTAGGGCTGAATGATAACTATGTAAGTGGTCTGGCGCGCGGCAACGAATGGCGTACCACTCCGCTTTGGGGCATCGGCTTGCAAGAAACGGTGAACGGACATACCTACTTTCTGCACGACGGACGTGCCCGCAACCTGACCGAAGCAATCATGTGGCACGGAGGTGAGGGGGAAGCTTCCAAGAACCTTTTCAAGAACATGAGCAAGGAAGACAGGGCGGCACTGCTTGCTTTCCTGAATTCACTGTAA
- a CDS encoding porin gives MKKLIILSVLAMIMPLAVMAQHEEDSENGVVSLAGREGFTIETKKGDFVFKPYLLVQTCANFNWYDDEGLDKAYNQDNIANSGFSIPYAVLGFTGKAFGKVSFNLSMNAAASGGALLQQAWFDVQLSKSLALRAGKFKTPFSHAYLTTLGETLLPQLPLSLTSSVILPYSLNAVTPNIGTGFDLGVEIHGLVADKFGYEVGLFNGTGASVNTATKTMSDDWHIPSLLYSGRLTYMPKGVMPSTQGNPNRLHEDKILFGLSGSINVESENESTNDTRVGVEFAMMKNKLYLAAEAYYMNVDFTKRQKISDSYNYIGGYVQGGYFVAPRLQAALRYDLFNRNGTGDDGFLNMPAVGVNYFFKGCNLKLQAMYQYVARSGHDTQLDRDNDNLGLATHSATVMLQYTF, from the coding sequence ATGAAGAAATTAATAATTTTGAGTGTGCTTGCCATGATAATGCCGTTAGCAGTCATGGCACAGCACGAGGAGGATAGTGAGAACGGTGTGGTTTCGCTTGCCGGACGTGAGGGATTTACCATCGAAACCAAGAAGGGTGACTTTGTATTCAAACCCTATCTGTTGGTGCAGACTTGCGCCAACTTCAATTGGTATGATGATGAAGGCTTGGACAAGGCATACAATCAGGACAATATAGCCAATTCGGGCTTCTCCATCCCTTATGCCGTACTCGGATTTACGGGTAAGGCTTTCGGTAAGGTTTCTTTCAACCTTTCCATGAATGCGGCCGCCAGTGGTGGCGCGTTGCTTCAGCAGGCGTGGTTCGACGTGCAGTTGAGCAAGAGTCTGGCACTCCGTGCGGGTAAGTTCAAGACACCTTTCTCCCATGCTTATCTCACCACGCTGGGCGAAACGTTGCTGCCGCAGTTGCCGCTTTCGCTGACTTCCTCGGTCATTCTGCCTTATTCATTGAACGCTGTAACGCCGAATATCGGTACGGGCTTTGACCTCGGTGTGGAAATACACGGGTTGGTGGCCGACAAGTTCGGCTATGAAGTGGGCTTGTTCAACGGTACGGGCGCATCTGTCAACACCGCCACCAAGACCATGAGTGATGACTGGCACATCCCTTCCTTGCTTTATTCCGGGCGTTTGACCTATATGCCCAAAGGCGTGATGCCCTCCACGCAAGGCAATCCCAACCGCTTGCATGAAGACAAGATACTTTTCGGCCTTTCAGGGTCCATCAACGTGGAGAGCGAGAACGAGAGTACCAATGATACCCGCGTGGGCGTGGAGTTTGCCATGATGAAGAACAAACTCTATCTGGCAGCCGAGGCTTACTATATGAATGTCGATTTTACCAAACGTCAGAAGATTAGTGACTCCTATAACTACATCGGCGGTTATGTGCAGGGTGGTTACTTTGTGGCTCCGCGTTTGCAGGCGGCTTTGCGCTATGACTTGTTCAACCGTAACGGAACGGGGGATGACGGTTTCCTGAACATGCCGGCGGTAGGTGTGAACTACTTCTTCAAGGGTTGCAACCTGAAACTGCAAGCTATGTACCAGTATGTGGCCCGCAGCGGACATGATACGCAGCTCGACCGTGATAATGATAACTTGGGATTGGCTACACACAGTGCCACCGTCATGTTGCAATATACTTTCTAA
- a CDS encoding Rid family hydrolase: MNNNRQQSYRSNNTIAEISKYEADGGVSEYHVMIHSTHPEATYEEQLKAVVDAYYQLRETQLHGAVAVFKRYFLSDAANQAELLQALTAETTDCALSIVEQPPLNGTKIALWAYLQTNVQTQVLHNGLFEVKHGSYRHLWGGGAFNRAANSEYQTRLLLNDYVMQLMEQGCKLADNCIRTWFFVQNVDVNYAGVVKARNEVFVTQNLTEKTHYIASTGIGGRHADPKVAVQMDTYAVDGLKPGQIHYLYAPAYLNPTYEYGVSFERGTYVDYGDRRQVFISGTASINNKGEVMYPGNIRKQTERMWENVEALLKEAGCTFYDIGQMIVYLRDVADYAVVKAMFDERFPHTPKVFLYAPVCRPGWLIEMECMGVKALENKEFASF; this comes from the coding sequence ATGAACAACAATAGACAACAGTCGTACCGATCAAATAACACTATTGCCGAAATCTCTAAATATGAAGCAGATGGCGGTGTGTCCGAGTATCACGTAATGATACACTCCACCCATCCCGAAGCTACTTACGAGGAGCAATTGAAAGCGGTGGTGGATGCCTATTACCAACTGCGTGAGACGCAGTTGCACGGTGCTGTGGCTGTATTCAAACGCTATTTTCTAAGCGATGCTGCCAATCAGGCGGAACTGTTGCAGGCATTGACGGCGGAAACGACGGACTGTGCGCTCTCCATTGTGGAACAGCCACCGTTGAACGGAACAAAGATAGCGCTGTGGGCGTATCTGCAAACGAATGTGCAGACGCAGGTCTTGCATAACGGGCTTTTTGAGGTGAAGCACGGCAGTTACCGCCATTTGTGGGGAGGCGGAGCTTTCAACCGTGCCGCCAATTCGGAGTATCAGACGCGCTTGCTGCTCAACGACTACGTGATGCAACTCATGGAGCAGGGATGTAAGTTGGCTGACAACTGCATACGTACCTGGTTCTTCGTGCAGAACGTGGATGTGAACTATGCCGGAGTGGTGAAAGCGCGCAACGAGGTGTTTGTCACGCAGAATCTGACAGAGAAGACGCACTACATTGCCAGTACGGGCATCGGTGGCCGCCATGCCGACCCCAAGGTGGCGGTACAGATGGACACTTATGCCGTGGATGGCCTGAAGCCCGGACAAATCCATTATCTTTATGCGCCTGCCTATTTGAACCCTACGTATGAGTACGGTGTCAGTTTTGAGCGCGGTACTTATGTGGACTATGGTGACCGCCGCCAAGTATTTATCTCCGGCACGGCGAGCATCAACAACAAAGGTGAGGTGATGTATCCGGGCAATATCCGTAAGCAGACAGAGCGTATGTGGGAGAATGTGGAGGCGTTGCTGAAGGAAGCCGGCTGCACATTTTACGACATCGGGCAGATGATTGTGTATCTGCGTGATGTGGCGGACTATGCGGTGGTGAAAGCCATGTTCGATGAGCGTTTCCCCCATACGCCGAAGGTCTTCTTGTATGCGCCGGTCTGTCGTCCGGGCTGGCTGATAGAGATGGAGTGCATGGGGGTGAAGGCGCTTGAGAACAAAGAATTTGCTTCGTTTTAA
- the ccsA gene encoding cytochrome c biogenesis protein CcsA, translating to MKRFIIIIYVCLACLLAIATFMEQAHGTDFVEKHVYHTSWFCCLWGALAAMTVVALVRQRLWRRLPTLLLHGSFLVILAGAMTTFLCGSKGYVHLTVGSEVNKYVEQDGGRMCDLPFTLRLDSFRVEYYPGTDAPADYVSYIHDAVPVSMNHILYREGFRFYQSSFDEDMQGSWLTVNYDPWGTGITYTGYVLLGASMLWMLFSRRGEFRRLLRHPLLKKGGMFVLLLCLAATMQAQKRSLPALARGQADSLASRQVIYQDRVVPFNTLARDFVLKLTGASSYAGMTPEQVVGGWLLRPEVWQNEPMIYIKSAELRAKLHLPTPYARLADLFDGQKYRLQEFWKGTPDLHRKMTPLEKAVAEADEKVGLILMLQNGTLIRPLPQDGSVKPLSGFQVHAELLYNRIPFSRLLFMFNLVVGLLSFFYLLYCGLRRSAGGVGEASLSFFFPVNVSLSIALYGAFLFQLFGYSLRWYIGGRIPLSNGYETMHFLSLCTLFLACLLRRRFPFTLPFGFLLSGFALLVAYLGQMNPQITPLMPVLVSPWLSMHVSLIMMSYALFAFMLLNGILALCLRPSARMLMLLSRLLLYPAVFFLGAGIFMGAIWANISWGRYWAWDPKEVWALVTFMVYGMAFHVQSLRIFRKPLFFHVFMIAAFLTVLMTYFGVNYVLGGMHSYANS from the coding sequence TTGAAACGATTTATCATCATAATATACGTCTGCCTCGCCTGTCTGCTTGCCATAGCCACATTTATGGAGCAGGCGCACGGGACGGACTTTGTGGAAAAGCACGTTTATCATACTTCCTGGTTTTGTTGTTTGTGGGGAGCTTTGGCTGCCATGACGGTTGTTGCCCTTGTCAGGCAACGGCTGTGGCGGCGTCTCCCGACGTTGTTGTTGCATGGCTCCTTCCTTGTGATTTTGGCGGGAGCCATGACTACGTTTCTTTGCGGCAGCAAAGGATACGTGCATCTCACGGTGGGCAGTGAGGTGAACAAGTATGTGGAGCAGGACGGCGGACGTATGTGTGATTTGCCGTTTACCCTGCGTTTAGACAGTTTCAGAGTGGAGTATTATCCGGGTACGGATGCACCGGCCGATTATGTCAGCTATATCCATGATGCAGTACCTGTATCTATGAATCATATTCTGTATCGCGAAGGTTTCCGCTTCTATCAGTCTTCATTTGACGAAGATATGCAAGGCAGTTGGCTGACGGTGAATTATGATCCTTGGGGAACGGGAATCACTTATACCGGATATGTTTTGTTGGGTGCTTCCATGCTTTGGATGCTCTTTAGCCGGAGAGGGGAATTTCGCAGGTTGCTCAGGCATCCGCTGCTGAAGAAGGGAGGAATGTTTGTATTGCTGCTTTGTCTGGCCGCTACGATGCAGGCGCAGAAAAGGAGTCTCCCGGCACTGGCGCGCGGTCAGGCGGACAGCCTTGCCTCCCGGCAGGTGATTTATCAGGACCGCGTGGTTCCTTTCAATACCCTTGCGCGTGATTTTGTGCTGAAGCTTACCGGAGCATCTTCTTATGCAGGGATGACGCCCGAACAGGTGGTTGGCGGGTGGCTTTTACGTCCGGAAGTGTGGCAGAACGAACCGATGATTTATATAAAGAGTGCCGAACTTCGTGCTAAGCTTCATCTGCCGACGCCGTACGCACGTCTTGCTGATTTGTTTGACGGGCAGAAGTATCGTTTGCAGGAGTTCTGGAAGGGGACGCCGGATCTTCATCGGAAAATGACTCCTTTGGAAAAGGCTGTTGCGGAGGCGGATGAAAAAGTGGGGCTGATATTGATGCTCCAAAACGGCACGCTGATCCGTCCTTTGCCTCAAGACGGAAGCGTAAAGCCACTCTCCGGCTTCCAGGTGCATGCCGAGCTGCTGTACAACCGCATTCCTTTCAGCCGGTTGCTGTTCATGTTCAACCTTGTGGTCGGTCTGTTGTCATTCTTTTATCTGTTGTATTGCGGTTTGCGCCGTTCGGCCGGTGGGGTGGGGGAAGCTTCTTTGTCTTTCTTTTTTCCGGTCAATGTCTCTCTCTCCATAGCCCTGTATGGAGCTTTTCTCTTTCAGCTTTTCGGCTATTCTTTGCGATGGTATATCGGTGGGCGCATTCCGTTGAGCAATGGTTATGAGACGATGCACTTCCTGTCGTTGTGCACGCTGTTTCTGGCGTGTCTGCTCCGCAGGCGCTTTCCGTTCACGTTGCCTTTCGGCTTTTTGCTGTCAGGTTTTGCTTTGCTGGTGGCCTATCTGGGGCAGATGAATCCTCAGATCACCCCCTTGATGCCGGTACTTGTTTCGCCGTGGCTCAGCATGCATGTGTCGTTGATAATGATGTCATACGCACTGTTTGCTTTTATGTTGCTTAACGGAATACTGGCTTTGTGCCTCCGCCCTTCTGCAAGGATGCTGATGCTGCTCAGCCGCCTTCTGCTCTATCCTGCCGTGTTCTTTTTGGGAGCCGGCATTTTTATGGGTGCGATATGGGCCAACATCTCATGGGGGCGTTACTGGGCATGGGATCCGAAAGAGGTGTGGGCGCTGGTCACGTTCATGGTCTATGGAATGGCGTTTCATGTGCAAAGTCTGCGCATCTTCCGCAAGCCGCTATTCTTCCATGTCTTTATGATTGCTGCCTTTCTCACGGTTCTGATGACTTATTTTGGAGTGAATTATGTATTGGGTGGCATGCACAGTTATGCCAATTCCTGA
- a CDS encoding response regulator transcription factor, with product MNNNTSLKIVVAETSVIIRSGLTAVLKRIPNLNAHPIEVSSPESLQNYIHMHPADIIIVNPTFGGWFDLSAFKAENKKSGIRYIALVCSVIDNNTLKEYDENFAICDDVDSITSKINHLLHTEEEEEEKDNEQECLSQREREIITCVVKGMTNKAIADKLYLSIHTVITHRRNIARKLQIHSPAGLTIYAIVNKLVELSDIKDTL from the coding sequence ATGAACAATAATACTTCCTTGAAGATTGTCGTCGCAGAAACTTCGGTCATTATCCGCAGCGGGCTCACGGCTGTGCTGAAGCGCATCCCGAACCTGAATGCACACCCCATTGAAGTCTCTTCGCCGGAGTCGTTGCAGAATTACATCCACATGCATCCGGCTGACATTATCATCGTAAATCCGACTTTTGGCGGATGGTTTGATTTAAGCGCTTTCAAGGCGGAAAACAAAAAATCCGGCATTAGATACATCGCATTGGTATGTTCCGTCATAGACAACAATACCCTGAAAGAATATGACGAGAACTTTGCCATCTGTGACGATGTGGACAGTATCACCTCCAAAATAAACCATTTGCTGCACACAGAGGAAGAAGAGGAAGAAAAGGACAATGAGCAAGAATGCCTCAGCCAGCGTGAAAGGGAAATCATCACCTGCGTAGTGAAGGGAATGACCAACAAGGCCATTGCAGACAAGTTGTATCTCTCCATCCATACCGTCATCACGCACCGGCGCAACATCGCACGCAAGTTGCAGATACATTCTCCCGCAGGACTTACAATCTATGCCATCGTGAACAAATTGGTAGAGCTAAGTGACATAAAAGATACATTATAG
- a CDS encoding hemerythrin domain-containing protein: protein MNEQHKYRATDKMSDLICDNYSLLMVMSRFGLSLGFGDKSVKDVCQAQGVDCSTFLAVANFISEEQYSYNGHESDFSIPALMEYLKSAHVYFLEFNLPAIRRKLIEAIDCSNSNDVAFLILKFFDEYAKEVRRHMEYENRAVFTYVEQLLQGRLSEDYNIATFASKHNQIETKLTELKSIIIKYYPEKENNNLLNAVLFDIFNCEQDLATHCQVEDYMFVPAVAQIERTLKNEQ, encoded by the coding sequence ATGAATGAACAACATAAGTACCGTGCCACAGACAAGATGAGTGACCTCATCTGCGACAATTACTCCCTACTGATGGTGATGAGCCGCTTCGGATTGTCGTTGGGGTTCGGAGACAAAAGTGTGAAGGACGTCTGCCAGGCACAGGGGGTGGACTGTTCCACCTTCCTCGCAGTGGCCAACTTCATCAGTGAAGAACAGTATTCCTACAACGGGCATGAAAGCGATTTCTCCATCCCCGCCCTGATGGAATATCTGAAAAGCGCCCACGTATATTTCCTTGAATTCAACCTGCCGGCCATACGCCGCAAGCTGATTGAAGCCATCGACTGCTCAAACAGCAACGACGTAGCCTTCCTCATACTGAAATTCTTCGACGAATATGCCAAGGAAGTGCGCCGCCACATGGAATATGAAAACAGAGCCGTATTTACCTACGTGGAACAACTGTTGCAAGGCCGTCTGTCCGAGGATTACAATATCGCCACTTTTGCCAGCAAGCACAACCAGATAGAGACTAAGCTTACGGAACTGAAAAGTATCATCATCAAATACTACCCTGAAAAAGAAAACAACAATCTGCTGAATGCCGTCCTGTTCGACATCTTCAATTGCGAACAAGACCTCGCCACTCACTGCCAGGTAGAAGATTACATGTTTGTTCCTGCCGTAGCCCAAATAGAAAGGACACTGAAAAATGAACAATAA
- a CDS encoding BlaI/MecI/CopY family transcriptional regulator, which produces MKRLTAKEEELMNFFWKKGPLFVKEILPFYEEPRPHFNTLSTIVRGLEEKGFLSHNTYGNTYQYYAVVSEEAFRKRTLKNVISKYFNNSYLSAVSSLVKEEDISLEELKQLIQEVEKEHLSDRQIR; this is translated from the coding sequence ATGAAAAGGTTGACTGCAAAAGAAGAAGAACTCATGAACTTTTTCTGGAAAAAAGGCCCGTTGTTTGTAAAGGAGATACTGCCGTTCTATGAGGAGCCGAGGCCGCACTTCAATACACTTTCCACTATTGTCAGAGGTTTGGAGGAGAAGGGATTCCTGAGCCATAATACCTATGGAAATACTTATCAGTATTATGCCGTGGTGAGCGAGGAGGCTTTTCGCAAGCGGACGCTGAAGAACGTGATCAGCAAGTATTTCAATAACTCATATCTCAGTGCGGTGTCGTCATTGGTCAAAGAAGAAGACATATCGCTGGAGGAGTTGAAACAACTGATACAGGAAGTGGAAAAAGAACATTTAAGTGACAGACAGATACGATAA